CACGGGAAGAAAACGGGGGAGTTGGTTCCTCAGGATATTCTCGTCCAGGAAAACCCTGAAGAGGGGCAATTGACGCTTTGGGACGAGGCTCCAGGGCAATCAATGCGAACATAATAAAAGAATGGACATTGAAAATGCCTGTTCTTACAATTGAACCAATGGACAATAGCTTCTTTTCAGAAAGCGAAAACGGCCAGGGTCTCCCTCTAAAAAGGGACATTCTCGACATCATGGACTCCTACCGGTACATGAACTCCTCCTACTTCTTTGATTTTTTATCCGACGGTCGCTGGGATCACGGCACGGGTTGGATTGAAAAGAATATGAGCGGGGCGGATTGGTCTACTCGGTATGTCCCAGAGAGCATCGAACGTTATAAGAAACAGACAAAACGTTCTAGAAAGTCTCTCTAAAACAATCCATTTCCGATCCAAGCGATTTCAAAGAGATTTGAGATCGATACTCCTTATTGTCTTTTTTAGAAAAGAAATAAAACTCTCAAGCGCAGGATTCAAATTTTTTTGAAAAGAATATAGAATCTAAGAATTTCTTTTCAACCTTTCTCACTGAAAACAAATACAAACCTCCGTTTCACCCTTTAACTTTCTAAGAAAAAACTTTTAGAAACGTAAAAGCGTTTTTTCGTCCGAGCCGACGGATTCACCAAATCTTTGTTAGCTGTTTTATTTTCACTTTTCGAAGTTTGTTTGCATTAGAGAGGGACGACTTTTTGTCAGCGACGCTTCCTGGAGTCGATGCGGTTCCTGCCGTTTTGTAGGAAGTTGATTCCCGCCGACTGTCTTTCAATCCATAGAAGTTGACTCTTATGATTCAGGCTGACTGTTTTAAAATACGGCAGTGATAAGAGAAGAAAGGTTTCGAAGAGAATACTTTTTGCTAAGGGAAGAATCGGACTCTCCTTTTGTCGCGGTAAACGCGAAAGAAGAATCCGCCGATTTTATTTTGTAAATCGATTGATCCTTCGATTTACAAATTTGTAAGAGAAGGTGAAGAATGGTAGTTTTTAGGATTGATACATTCGTTTTTCGGAATATTCTATTTTTATTTTTCTTTCTTGCGAACTGCGCCGTTCAATCCAGCAACTTATGCGATCCGAGCGGGAGTTTGTTTTTTAAGACGGCGGCCCTCAAAATTCTCGCCCAAGATTCCACTTCGTTTTGTGGAATGAGCCTTCCCGTTTCAAAAAATTCGGCAATCAATAACAGCGGGCTGAGACAATGGTCCACACTTCTGGGAGTGGCGGGAGCTACTACAAATTCGCTCGGTGTTTCTACGGACGATTCCGGGAACGTGTATCTTACTGGTTCTACGAATGGAAATTTAGACGGTCGATACTTTGATCGGACTCTTTGATATTTTTGTGGCGAGTTACGATAACACGGGCCGTAAACAATGGACAAGGACCTTGGGAGTTATCGGTTCCAACACAACGGCTTCGGGGATCGTTTCGGATTCTTTGGGAAACGTTTATTCTACCGGAAAAACAAACGGAAACTTGGACGGTCAGGTTCTTACTGGAATTCAAGATCTCTTTATCGTAAAGTATGACAACGC
This is a stretch of genomic DNA from Leptospira tipperaryensis. It encodes these proteins:
- a CDS encoding SBBP repeat-containing protein, which translates into the protein MVVFRIDTFVFRNILFLFFFLANCAVQSSNLCDPSGSLFFKTAALKILAQDSTSFCGMSLPVSKNSAINNSGLRQWSTLLGVAGATTNSLGVSTDDSGNVYLTGSTNGNLDGRYFDRTL